In Gossypium raimondii isolate GPD5lz chromosome 12, ASM2569854v1, whole genome shotgun sequence, a single window of DNA contains:
- the LOC105762403 gene encoding fasciclin-like arabinogalactan protein 21 translates to MAVISLNLIISLTLSFLSLSHSTYLPTLTSTITGNGTLPPPPPPLPPLFPVSPSPQPPHEDFPRQGIFSHTSVLPPILSHLGFNELATAALSLFSDSATSTATAWSGSYTIFAPFDSSVLTCISCSIPSLLREHMVPGLFPSDYLRKLSFGTKIETVSPGRCITVTSTSTVQNDPTMYKIFIVGVEITHPDLFNNGLIIIHGLQGYISQLSPFSCDVERMTSLSFPSNYDRSRNNQLSPQQHAALMRFMLRDVILRLRNSGFSVLSLALKLKYAELVSLRNVTIFALDDVSIFSGSYSYINSVRLHIVPNQFLTIADLERLPVGAPLTTLDREQSLVVTTAGGVLTKQMMRINYMSIKVADMMKNLNVIVHSLYLPFPHVTPMTATTDSMLGGEDPMSTVPVPVPVPPGTDEACDALDEQGKCEMRQVNHVTTHVNPHYIPEIEDHHGL, encoded by the coding sequence ATGGCGGTTATTTCTCTGAATCTCATTATTTCACTCACCCTCTCTTTCCTCTCCCTCTCCCACTCCACTTACCTCCCTACTCTCACCTCCACCATAACCGGCAACGGCACTCTTCCACCACCACCCCCGCCACTACCACCACTCTTCCCAGTCTCTCCATCGCCCCAACCACCTCACGAAGATTTCCCCCGCCAAGGGATCTTTTCTCATACTTCCGTCCTACCTCCAATCCTCTCTCATCTCGGCTTCAACGAACTAGCCACCGCCGCTCTTTCTCTCTTCAGTGACTCCGCCACCTCCACCGCCACCGCTTGGTCGGGTTCTTACACTATCTTTGCTCCGTTTGATTCCTCTGTCCTTACATGCATTTCTTGCTCCATCCCTTCCCTCCTCCGAGAACACATGGTTCCCGGTCTCTTCCCTAGTGATTACCTCCGAAAACTCTCCTTTGGTACCAAAATCGAAACTGTCAGTCCTGGCCGTTGTATAACCGTTACTTCTACTTCCACCGTCCAAAATGATCCCACGATGTACAAAATCTTCATCGTCGGAGTTGAAATCACTCATCCGGATCTCTTCAACAACGGCCTAATCATAATCCACGGCCTCCAAGGCTACATCTCACAGCTATCGCCTTTCTCTTGTGACGTTGAACGGATGACCTCACTCTCTTTCCCCTCCAACTACGATCGTAGCCGCAATAACCAACTTTCTCCGCAGCAACATGCCGCTCTGATGCGATTCATGCTTCGCGACGTGATTTTAAGGCTGAGAAATAGCGGCTTCTCCGTTCTCTCGCTCGCTCTGAAACTCAAGTATGCCGAACTCGTTTCTCTCAGAAACGTCACAATCTTCGCTCTTGACGACGTTTCAATCTTCTCCGGTTCGTACTCTTACATAAACAGTGTAAGGCTACATATCGTGCCgaaccagtttttaacaattGCGGATCTGGAGAGACTTCCAGTGGGAGCCCCGTTGACGACGTTGGATAGAGAGCAGAGTTTGGTAGTGACGACGGCAGGAGGGGTTTTGACTAAGCAAATGATGAGGATCAACTATATGAGCATCAAGGTTGCTGATATGATGAAGAATTTGAATGTTATAGTGCATAGCCTTTACTTGCCCTTTCCTCATGTTACTCCGATGACGGCGACGACTGATTCGATGTTAGGTGGTGAAGATCCAATGTCGACGGTGCCGGTGCCAGTGCCAGTGCCACCGGGAACAGACGAGGCTTGTGATGCTCTGGACGAGCAAGGTAAATGTGAAATGAGACAGGTAAATCATGTGACGACACATGTCAATCCACATTATATACCGGAGATTGAAGATCACCATGGTCTTTGA